Genomic segment of Caproiciproducens sp. NJN-50:
CGCGGGCCAGTTCGAGCACACGCTGATTCTCGTCAGCGAGGGCGCGAGCCTGCACTTCATCGAGGGCTGCTCCGCGCCGAAGTACAACGTCGCCAACCTGCACGCCGGGTGCGTGGAGCTGTTCGTCGGCAAAAACGCGCGCCTGCGCTACTCGACGATCGAGAACTGGTCAAAAAACATGTATAATCTGAACACCAAGCGCGCGGTGGTCGAGGAGGGCGGAACGATCGAGTGGGTGTCCGGCTCGTTCGGCTCCCACGTATCCTACCTGTACCCGATGAGCATCTTAAAGGGAGAGGGCTCCCGTATGGAGTTTACCGGCATCACGTTCGCCGGAAAAGGCCAGTCGCTCGACACCGGCGCGAAGGTGGTCCACGCCGCGCCGCACACCTATTCGAGCATCAATACCAAGTCGATCTCGAAGGACGGCGGCCGGTGCACCTACCGCAGCGCGGTCAATATCCTTCCGAACGCATACGGGTGCAAGTCGTCCGTCTCCTGCGAATCCCTGATGCTGGACGACCGCTCCCGCTCCGACACGATCCCCGTCATGGACATCCGCAACGACGACGTGGACGTTGGGCACGAGGCCAAGATCGGCCGCATCAGCGACGACGCGATCTTTTATCTGATGAGCCGCGGCATCTCCGAAGAGGATGCCAAGGCGATGATCGTGACCGGCTTTGCGGAGCCGATTGCGAAGGAGCTTCCGGTGGAGTACGCCGTCGAGATGAACAACCTGATTAAGCTGGAAATGGAGGGCTCCATCGGCTGACGGCCGGTGAAAGGGATGTTACCATGAATCTTACACTTGCAAAAGTCAATTCCCTGCCGGTCCCCACCTGGTTCCGGCTGGGAATCAACGATACGCAGCTTTCAGAGACGATCCCGGAGGTTCACCCTTACGAAGGGGAATATCTCTCTGCGGAGCGGCCTGAAAACGTTGAAATATCCTTTGATCCGTTCCCTGCGCCTGATCTTTCGACCGGCATGGGCGACGGGGCCAGAAATTTTACGGAGGACAACCGCACCTGCGGCGTCACCGTCCGGGTGCCGGACGGCGTAAAGGCGGGAAAGCCGGTTTTCCTTACGTTTCATCTGGACGAAACGAACCCGTCTGTTCTGGACGTCAACACCGTGATCGCCGGAGAGGGCAGCGAGGTGACCGTCGTAATGAGCTATGAGTCGCGGTCGGACTTTTTCGGCTTTCACGGCGGACTGACCCGGCTTTACGCCGAAAAAAACGCGGTGATCCGGCTGATTCAGGTGCAGATGCTCGGCGACGGGTGCCTGCACTATGACGACGTCGGCGCGCAGTGCGGCGAAAACGGGGAAGTCAGCGTGATTCAGGCGGAACTCGGCGGAAAAAATGCCGCTGCCGGGCTGAAAGCCGTCCTGAAAGGCAGAAAGAGCCGGCTGAATCTGGACACCATTTATTTCGGCGACCGCGGCCGTTCGATCGATATCAACTATGTGGCGCAGCACGTCGGAAGCGCCTCGCGCAGCGAGATCCACGCGAGCGGCGCGCTGCTGGACGAAAGCCGCAAGACGTTCCGGGGGACCATCGACTTTCTGAAGGGCGCGAAACGCGCGGTCGGGCACGAGAGCGAGTACAGCCTGCTGTTCAGCCCGAAGGTGGTCAACCGTTCCGCCCCGCTGATCCTGTGCGCGGAAGAGGACGTGGAGGGCCAGCACGCGGCATCCGCCGGAAAAATTGATTCCAACCGGCTGTTTTACCTGATGTCCCGCGGCCTGAGCGAGCTGGAAGCGAGAAAACTGCTGATCGAGGCGCAGTTCCGCCCGGTGACCGACCGGATCCCGGACCCCGCGCTGCGGAGCGCGGTTTCAGATTATGTGAAAGTGAGGCTGGAAGCCATTGAACCCGTATCTGAATGATTTTCCCATATTAAATGAAAAACGGGACGGCAAACGGCTTGTCTATCTGGACAACGCCGCGACTACCCAGAAGCCGCTTTCCGTGATCCGCGCCGTGGACGAATACTACCGTAGCTCCAACGCGAATCCGCACCGCGGCCTTTACGGGCTGAGCATCCGCGCGACAAAGATGTACGAGGATTCCCGCGCCGCGGTTCGTGAATTCATCAACGCGGAAAAAGACTGCGAGGTTCTGTTTACCCGCAACGCTTCGGAATCCCTGAACCTTGTGGCATACAGCTACGGGATGAATTTTATTAAAGAGGGCGACGAAATCGCCCTGCCGGTCTCCGAGCATCACAGCAATCTGCTGCCGTGGCAGATGGTGGCGAGAGCGAAAGGCGCAAAGCTCGTCTATCTGTACCCGGATAAAAACGGGCGCCTGACGGAACAGGAGCTTGACAAGATCGGACCGAAAACCGCGCTGGTGGCGGCTGCACACGTTTCAAACGTGCTTGGCACGGTGTATCCCGTGGAGGAAATCGTCCGCAGGGCGCATAAAGCCGGGGCAGTGGTCGTTCTCGACTGCGCGCAGAGCATCCCGCACTACCCGGTCGACGTAAGAAAGCTCGGTGTGGATTTCGCCGCGTTTTCCGGGCACAAGATGCTGGCCCCGATGGGAATCGGCGTGCTGTACGGAAAAGAGGAGCTGCTGAACAAAATGCCGCCGTTCCTGACCGGCGGCGAGATGATCGAGTACGTCAGCGAGCAGGACGCGACGTTCGCGCCGCTGCCGCAGAAATTTGAAGCGGGGACTCAGAACGTCGGCGGGGCGGTCGGGCTGGCCGCCGCGATCGATTATATCAATCAAGTGGGGTACGATACGATCATCAAAACCGAAGAGGAGCTTTTGGCCTATGCGCTCGACGGTTTGGCGAAAATCCCGCACTTAACGGTTTACGGCGACGCAAAAGCGGGCGAGCAGCGCTGCGGCGTGATCTCGTTCAACGTGGACGGCGTCCACCCCCACGACGTCTCCTCCATCCTGGATTCCGACGGCGTGGCGATCCGGGCCGGGCACCACTGCGCGCAGCCGCTGATGAAGTACCTCGGCGTGAATGCGACCTGCCGCGCGAGCCTGTATTTTTACAACACGAAAGAAGACATCGACGTTCTCCTTGAAGGCCTGAAAAAAGTCAGGGGGTGGCTCGGACTTGGGGATTGAGAACATCTACACCCAGATCCTGACGGAGCACAACAATTCGAACCGCAACAAGCACCACATCGAAAGCCCGACGGCGGTGCTCAAGGGGGTCAATCCGAGCTGCGGGGACGAGATCGAACTGGAGCTGCGGGAAAAGGACGGGGTCATCGAGGACGCCGCGTTTACGGGCGTCGGATGTGCGATCTCCCAGGCGTCGGCCTCCATCATGATCGACCTGATCAAGGGCCAGACCAAGGAAGAGGCGCTGCGGCTGGCAAACCTTTTTTTCGGCATGATCAAGGGGGAAGTGAGCGACGAGTCGCAGCTGGAAGACCTCGACGAGGCCATCGCCCTAAAGGACATCTCCCACATGCCCGCGCGGGTAAAGTGCGCCGTGCTGGGGTGGCACACGCTGGAAAACGCGATCCGCGGGGAAAAAGGATCCGATTAAAAAACAGAAGCGGAAGAAATCCGCTTCTGTTTTTTCATCCGTGCAGGGCTTTCGGGTTCCAGTGCCGGATCCGGTATAAATTGGTCCGTCTTTTAAAGATCGAGGCGAGATAAAGGAACGGGACGCCGAGCTTGATCAGAAGGGCCAGCCCGATTCTCCGAAGTCCGTACTGGACGCCGAAGATTTTGCCGATGCGGAAAGAGGAAAAAAAGCTGTAGAACCGGCGGACGGCGTGAAAAAACTCCTTTTGAAGTCCCCATGGGGTGAGCCGTTTCGGCAGAAACGTCACGTTCATCATGTCGAAAAGGGACCAGTCCTTTGTGAGGATGCGTCCCTCGCGCTCATATTGCTCGAATACCTTTGTGCCGGGAAACGGAGTCAGAACCGCCGGCTGAAGCTGGTACGCGTTGATTTTCCTGGCAAAGTCGACGCTGTGCCGCATCTCTTCCCTTCCGTCCGTGTCGATCCCGAGGACGATGCTGGCGATCAGGCGGATTTTATGCCGGGACAGAGCGGCCGCGCACTGTTCGATGTCCGCGATGCTCTGCCGCTTGTTGATCTCGTTCAGGGAATCCTGGTTCAGCGACTCGATTCCGACCAGCGCGCGGGTCAGGTGGGCCCTCTGGAGCAGGTCCAGCATTTCCTCGTCGTTCGCCATGTCCGTTCTTCCGAAGAAAAAGGTTTCTTTGAACACGAGGTCTTCCGCAATCATCCTGCGGCAGATTTCCTTGGCCCGCTCCTTGTTTGCCGTAAAGTTGTCGTCTTCAAAATTCATGTACCGGAACCCGAGCTTTTTGTAATATTTCAGCTCGCCGATCACGCTTTCAACGCTTCGCTCCCGATAGGGACGGAACATGCGCGAGGTGGTGCAGAACGAGCAGCAGAACGGACAGCCTCTGGTCGACAGGACGTTGGCGCATTCGCATTTCGTTTTCAGAAGGGAGTAGTCCGGATAAGGGGCCTCATCCAGATTTTTCAGGCAGGGCGAGCGGACGATCCGGTCCGTGATCTTTCCTTCGATCACGTCCAGGATCACTTTTTCCCCTTCTCCGACGATCACCTGGTCCGCGTGCAGGGCAGCCTCCTCCGGCAGTACGGAGGCGTGCATCCCTCCGATCAGCACACGGGCACTCGTCTCCCGGCGGATGCGGTCCGCCAGCAGATAGGCCCGCGGCGCGGTCGACGTCATGGTCGAAAGGCAGACGACGTCGGCATTCTGAAAGACGGAAAAATCCACGTCCTGATAAAGCTCTTCCCAGACGGAAACGTCGTGCCCCGCGTCTTTCAGGATGCGGCCGAGCACCAGCGGGCCGGTGATGGAATTGGAATGGCCGTACAGCGAGTTCCCCATCCTGTAAAACGCCGACCGCCTGACGTCGCCGGCGGGAGTTAAAAACACAACCCTCATTTTTAAGCTTCTTTCCTTAAAGCTGCAGAAAATCAAATCTGTTTTTTCATATCATAACAGACAGTTTAGTGCCTCGTGAAAACATTGTCAACCTACAAAAACGCAGGAGTGACTAAAACAGCACAATCTGTCATGAACGGCGGGGACGAACATCCGGCGACAAAAAGAAGCAGGAAAAATCCTGCTTCTGCTTTTTATGGGTGTTTTACTTTCAGTTTAGAGATGAGATTACAAAAGAAATCCAGAAGTTTTGAAAAAATGTTCTTAAGGAATTCACATCGAAGAAGGAGATTTGTATAGATTTTTGTCAGGATCATAACACCGGCTAAATTAATTGCGACGCCGATCGTGATACGGATGAAATCCTTGACTTTTTTCACGCTTCAGATTTCCATCGTCCCGACCAGACTCTTCATGGCGTCGATCGTCCGGGCCATCAGGTCGTCCAGGCTCCAGCCGAGCAGGTCCGCGCCCTGCTGGATGACGTCCCGGGAGCATCCCGCGGCGAAGGCCGGGGTCTTGAATTTTTTCTTTAACGATTTGAGCTGCATATCCGAGACGCTTTTGGAGGGGTGCATCAGGGCGACGGCGCCGATCAGCCCGGTCAGCTCGTCGGTGGCGAACAGGATTTTTTCCATGATATGCTCCGGTTTGACGTCGACCGTCAGGCCGTAGCCGTGGCTTGCGACGGCGTGGATCAGCTTTTCGTCGATTCCCCGTTCCCGCATGATTTCCTGCTCTTTGATGCAGTGCTGCTCCGGGTACTGCTCGAAATCAAGGTCGTGCAAAAGCCCGGCCACTTTCCAGAACTCCACGTTTTCAGGGTCGTACTCCTGCGCGAAATACCCCATGACGCCGGATACGACTTTCCCGTGGTGCAGGTGAAACGGGTCCTTATTGTATTCTTCCAGAAGCGTCTGCGCTTCTTCCAGATTCGGTATTTTTCCCATTTTTAACCTCCGATTTCCAATTTTCCGGCAATAATCCAATTATTTTACTCTCTATCCTATCCGGTCTTCCCCGATTTGTCAAGGGCAGACTGAGCCTGCGCGCACGCCCCGCCGTTTGGCACCATGCGAACCGCAGGTTTGGTCTGGCGGGAGAGTAGGAAGAGGCTCCCGGAATCGTTCTGCTCCGCAAAGCTGAAATCGTGGGCAGCGTGACGCTGCGTCTTCGGCCCGCCGGTCAGAACGGTAAAAATCCGTTTGTTTTGTTTGGGGCGGGACGGAGGCTGGCATCTCCCGACAACGAAAGCTGGAAACGCCGCAGGCGCGTCCTGGCAGGAGGACCTTGCCGACGAATATGGATTCTGCTATACTGAAGAAAAGAATCCGGAAAGCGGTGAAGAACATGTCAGAAAAGAAAAAGCCCCCGCAGGCGGCACCCGGCGGTGAGAAATCCTGTTTCGTTTACGACACGGAAATCGGCCCCCTTACGATTGCGTCCGACGGGGAGGCAATCACCATCGTGCATTTTGGGGCAGAACCGCGCGCGGCGCTCCGGCGCACGGAACTGACCGACCGCGCCGCCGCGGAGATCGCGGATTATCTGTCCGGAAAAAGGACCCGGTTCGATCTTCCGTTAAAGCCCGAAGGAACGGCTTTTCAGAAGCGAGTCTGGAACGCCTTATTGGACATCCCTTACGGGGAGACAAGGAGCTACCGCCAGATCGCGGAGCGGGCCGGCAGCCCGAAGGCTTTTCGCGCCGTGGGCATGGCAAACAATCAAAACCCGGTCGCCATCCTGATCCCCTGTCACCGCGTGATCGGGTCGGACGGCTCGCTGGTCGGGTATGCCGCGGGGCTTGAGATCAAAAAGCGTCTGCTGGCGCTGGAACAGACTCACGCGGAAGACCTTCCGGCCGCACCGGGAGGTCGGGGGGATGGCGGCCCGCTTCCCTATCGCCGCCGCGTGCAGTATTATGAAACGGACCAGATGGGGATCGTCCATCACTCCAACTATATCCGCTGGATGGAGGAAGCCCGCCTGGATTATCTGGAGCAGCTCGGCTGGGGATATCAAAAGCTGGAGAGCGGCGGCCTGACGATTCCCGTGACGGAGGTGTCCTGCTCCTATCGGAGTCCGGTGCGGTTCGGGGAAACGGTGCGGATCGACGTCCGGGTTTCCGCCTATCAGGGCGTCAGGCTGGCGCTGGAATACCGCATCACGGATCCGGAAACCGGAAAGTTTCGGGCCGCAGGCAGAAGCGGGCATTGTTTCTGCAACCGGGACGGCAGGCCGATCCGGCTGAAAAAGTTCAGCGAGGCGCTCGACCGCCTTCTTTCGAAGCTGTCCCGCGGGGAGGAGAAATGACGTCCGCGTTTTCTCCCGTGCGCCGGAATGAAACAGCGCCGGAATCCGGGCGGCTGCCGCAGCGCTCCCGGTTCAGTGACGGATAGCAATATTGCAGAATCGTTTGAAGGCGCCGGCGCGCCTTTTTCAGATGCCTGGACACCGTGGACGGCGACAGCCCCAGCTCCGCCGCGATTTCACTCACGTTTTTCCCTTCGCCGTAACACAGGCGGACGCACTGCATCTGCCGCGCGGTCAGCTCCCCCTGTGCCGCCAGCATCATGGTCCGCAGCATCCGCCTGTGCTGCCCCCCGTCGTCCAGGCCCTGCCTGTCCGGATTCAGCCTGTCCCCGAACAGATCGAGACTTAAATTGGATCCCCGCCTCATTCACGGTCTCCCCTTTCCAGCAGGTGTTCTCCCGTGTGGTGCAGTTCCAGATACATTTCTCCAAGCATGGAGGTCCGCCGGAGCAGCAGGACGGCGTCTTCCCCGGCAGCGTCTTTCAGCTGCTTCCGCAGGGGGCGCAGACGATCCTTGAGCCGCTGCGCCTCAAGCAGATATTCCCTTCCCCATTCGCAGTAATTCATAAAGCTCCTTTCTGTGCACGAAATGTGTAGCTGTTGGATCGTAAATTACGCCGATTGAAATATACCGGCGTTGTTGATTCCTATCATATCATGGGGGAATAGGGATTTCAATCATTTTTAGAACATTTGTTCTTAAATTCAAAGCAAAGGGCCATTCCTGGGACTCAGGCGTCCGGGTTATCCAAAAGCCCTTGAAATAACACGATATGTGTGCTATAATACGGAGCCAAAGGAGTGGTCCCAATTGCTGAATGAAAAGATCCGGCAGCTTCGGCGCGAGCGGGGCATGACCCAGAAAGAGCTGGCCCGGCGCCTCGGCGTTTCCCCGTCGGCCGTCGGCATGTACGAGCAGGGCCGGCGCGCGCCGGACAGCGCGCTTTTGCCGCGCCTTGCGTCGGTGTTGGAGTGCACTACCGACGAACTGCTGGGAACGGGATATTCCGGCGATGTTGGGGACGTCATCGACAGCTTTGCGCGCACGCTGGAACGACAGCCGGGGCTGATGTTCAACGGCGCGCCCATCAGCCGCAGCGACCGGGAGAAGCTCGCGAATGCCATCCGTGTCGCCGCCGCTCTGTCTTCGCCGGAAAAGCACGCCGCGGGGAGGTAAAAATGAACGGGATAGAAAAGCTGGCGCACCGCATCACCAAGCGGTTCGGGAGCAGTTCGCCTTTCTGCCTTTGCGACTGCATGGGCGTCCAGGTCCGCCGGCTGGACCTGCCGGAACGGGTGCGCGGGTTCTGTTTTCGCACGGAAGCCGGTCAGCCGATCATCGTTTTGCAGGAGACCCTTTCCAAGACGGAAAGCGGATATTGCTGCGCGCACGAGCTGGGGCATCTTCTTCTTCACCCCGGGTTGAACGCGCAGGTCGTCTCCGACCTGACAAATCTGTGCGCCCCGCGCTATGAGAGGGAAGCGGATCTTTTCGCGGCCTGTCTCCTGATTGATCCGAATTTTGAAGAGTGGAGCCAGACGTACAATCCGCTGACGCAGGAGCAGATTGCCAGGCTGTCCGGCCTTCCCCGCAGGGTGGTCGGCCTCCGTTTTGAAAAATAAACGGATTCGATGAAGTCTATGTTCAAGCGCGGGAAACGGATGATATCAGAGCGGGCGGGGAGGGAAGCTGCTATGAAAAAAATCCTACCGGTGCTCCTGGCGGCGTTTCTGCTGCTGTGCACCGGTTGCAAAACAGCGTCGAAACCGGAACCGGACAGGATCGCTGGCGTCTGGAAGGATTCTTACGGCCTGACGGAATACCGGTTTAACCAAAACGGAACCATGAAGATCGAAGCGCTGAATTTCGGATCCTTTAAAGGGACCTACAGCATTCAGGGCTCGCAGATCACGATGCAGTACAAGATCGTGGTAAAGAATGTCAAGGAAACCTATGATTATCGAATCGACGGGGACACCCTCTATTTGGACGATCAGGCGTTTAAGCGAAAAAAATAGGACCCAGCCTGACGACAAGGCCGCGCGGACGCAAAAGTGCTTTGCAGTCTGCAAAGCACTCCGAAGCCTTTTATTTTCTCAGTTCCCGGAAAAAATCGGTGAGTAAAGCGGAACATTCCGCCTCCAGCACTCCGCCGCGCAGTTCCGGCCTGTGATTGTACGGAAGTTCGAAAAGATTGACGACCGACCCGCAGGAGCCGGCCTTTGGGTCGTGTGCCCCGAACACGACGCGGCGCAGCCGCGCATTGACTGCGGCTCCCGCGCACATGGGGCACGGCTCCAGCGTGACGAACAGCTCGCACTGCCACAGCCGCCATCCGCCCAGCGCGCGGCAGGCCCCGCCGATCGCTTCCAGCTCCGCGTGGCAAAGGGCGTTTTTTCCGGCTTCCCGGCGGTTTCTTCCCGCCGC
This window contains:
- the sufB gene encoding Fe-S cluster assembly protein SufB, coding for MHKRKTQVEDIDRTVYDIRDRVDPSYQVGQGLTAKIVNEISAAKNDPEWMRLFRLKSLQVYNRLQLPGWGPPLDGLNMDEIVTYIRPNTGMKAKWNEVPDDIKNTFERLGIPEAERKSLAGVGAQYDSEVVYHNVREEVSRQGVVYTDMESAIRDPEYGPMVRKHFMKLVPPEDHKFAALHGAVWSGGSFVYVPPGVNVEIPLQSYFRLNAPGAGQFEHTLILVSEGASLHFIEGCSAPKYNVANLHAGCVELFVGKNARLRYSTIENWSKNMYNLNTKRAVVEEGGTIEWVSGSFGSHVSYLYPMSILKGEGSRMEFTGITFAGKGQSLDTGAKVVHAAPHTYSSINTKSISKDGGRCTYRSAVNILPNAYGCKSSVSCESLMLDDRSRSDTIPVMDIRNDDVDVGHEAKIGRISDDAIFYLMSRGISEEDAKAMIVTGFAEPIAKELPVEYAVEMNNLIKLEMEGSIG
- a CDS encoding SufB/SufD family protein, translating into MNLTLAKVNSLPVPTWFRLGINDTQLSETIPEVHPYEGEYLSAERPENVEISFDPFPAPDLSTGMGDGARNFTEDNRTCGVTVRVPDGVKAGKPVFLTFHLDETNPSVLDVNTVIAGEGSEVTVVMSYESRSDFFGFHGGLTRLYAEKNAVIRLIQVQMLGDGCLHYDDVGAQCGENGEVSVIQAELGGKNAAAGLKAVLKGRKSRLNLDTIYFGDRGRSIDINYVAQHVGSASRSEIHASGALLDESRKTFRGTIDFLKGAKRAVGHESEYSLLFSPKVVNRSAPLILCAEEDVEGQHAASAGKIDSNRLFYLMSRGLSELEARKLLIEAQFRPVTDRIPDPALRSAVSDYVKVRLEAIEPVSE
- a CDS encoding cysteine desulfurase yields the protein MNPYLNDFPILNEKRDGKRLVYLDNAATTQKPLSVIRAVDEYYRSSNANPHRGLYGLSIRATKMYEDSRAAVREFINAEKDCEVLFTRNASESLNLVAYSYGMNFIKEGDEIALPVSEHHSNLLPWQMVARAKGAKLVYLYPDKNGRLTEQELDKIGPKTALVAAAHVSNVLGTVYPVEEIVRRAHKAGAVVVLDCAQSIPHYPVDVRKLGVDFAAFSGHKMLAPMGIGVLYGKEELLNKMPPFLTGGEMIEYVSEQDATFAPLPQKFEAGTQNVGGAVGLAAAIDYINQVGYDTIIKTEEELLAYALDGLAKIPHLTVYGDAKAGEQRCGVISFNVDGVHPHDVSSILDSDGVAIRAGHHCAQPLMKYLGVNATCRASLYFYNTKEDIDVLLEGLKKVRGWLGLGD
- the sufU gene encoding Fe-S cluster assembly sulfur transfer protein SufU, encoding MGIENIYTQILTEHNNSNRNKHHIESPTAVLKGVNPSCGDEIELELREKDGVIEDAAFTGVGCAISQASASIMIDLIKGQTKEEALRLANLFFGMIKGEVSDESQLEDLDEAIALKDISHMPARVKCAVLGWHTLENAIRGEKGSD
- a CDS encoding B12-binding domain-containing radical SAM protein; this translates as MRVVFLTPAGDVRRSAFYRMGNSLYGHSNSITGPLVLGRILKDAGHDVSVWEELYQDVDFSVFQNADVVCLSTMTSTAPRAYLLADRIRRETSARVLIGGMHASVLPEEAALHADQVIVGEGEKVILDVIEGKITDRIVRSPCLKNLDEAPYPDYSLLKTKCECANVLSTRGCPFCCSFCTTSRMFRPYRERSVESVIGELKYYKKLGFRYMNFEDDNFTANKERAKEICRRMIAEDLVFKETFFFGRTDMANDEEMLDLLQRAHLTRALVGIESLNQDSLNEINKRQSIADIEQCAAALSRHKIRLIASIVLGIDTDGREEMRHSVDFARKINAYQLQPAVLTPFPGTKVFEQYEREGRILTKDWSLFDMMNVTFLPKRLTPWGLQKEFFHAVRRFYSFFSSFRIGKIFGVQYGLRRIGLALLIKLGVPFLYLASIFKRRTNLYRIRHWNPKALHG
- a CDS encoding HDIG domain-containing metalloprotein; its protein translation is MGKIPNLEEAQTLLEEYNKDPFHLHHGKVVSGVMGYFAQEYDPENVEFWKVAGLLHDLDFEQYPEQHCIKEQEIMRERGIDEKLIHAVASHGYGLTVDVKPEHIMEKILFATDELTGLIGAVALMHPSKSVSDMQLKSLKKKFKTPAFAAGCSRDVIQQGADLLGWSLDDLMARTIDAMKSLVGTMEI
- a CDS encoding YbgC/FadM family acyl-CoA thioesterase, whose product is MSEKKKPPQAAPGGEKSCFVYDTEIGPLTIASDGEAITIVHFGAEPRAALRRTELTDRAAAEIADYLSGKRTRFDLPLKPEGTAFQKRVWNALLDIPYGETRSYRQIAERAGSPKAFRAVGMANNQNPVAILIPCHRVIGSDGSLVGYAAGLEIKKRLLALEQTHAEDLPAAPGGRGDGGPLPYRRRVQYYETDQMGIVHHSNYIRWMEEARLDYLEQLGWGYQKLESGGLTIPVTEVSCSYRSPVRFGETVRIDVRVSAYQGVRLALEYRITDPETGKFRAAGRSGHCFCNRDGRPIRLKKFSEALDRLLSKLSRGEEK
- a CDS encoding sigma-70 family RNA polymerase sigma factor — translated: MRRGSNLSLDLFGDRLNPDRQGLDDGGQHRRMLRTMMLAAQGELTARQMQCVRLCYGEGKNVSEIAAELGLSPSTVSRHLKKARRRLQTILQYCYPSLNRERCGSRPDSGAVSFRRTGENADVISPPRGTASKEGGRAPR
- a CDS encoding helix-turn-helix domain-containing protein, whose protein sequence is MLNEKIRQLRRERGMTQKELARRLGVSPSAVGMYEQGRRAPDSALLPRLASVLECTTDELLGTGYSGDVGDVIDSFARTLERQPGLMFNGAPISRSDREKLANAIRVAAALSSPEKHAAGR
- a CDS encoding ImmA/IrrE family metallo-endopeptidase, which codes for MNGIEKLAHRITKRFGSSSPFCLCDCMGVQVRRLDLPERVRGFCFRTEAGQPIIVLQETLSKTESGYCCAHELGHLLLHPGLNAQVVSDLTNLCAPRYEREADLFAACLLIDPNFEEWSQTYNPLTQEQIARLSGLPRRVVGLRFEK
- a CDS encoding DUF5640 domain-containing protein, giving the protein MKKILPVLLAAFLLLCTGCKTASKPEPDRIAGVWKDSYGLTEYRFNQNGTMKIEALNFGSFKGTYSIQGSQITMQYKIVVKNVKETYDYRIDGDTLYLDDQAFKRKK
- a CDS encoding nucleoside deaminase; its protein translation is MRSDEDFMSEAIRLAREAGAEGEVPVGAVVVREGVIVAAGRNRREAGKNALCHAELEAIGGACRALGGWRLWQCELFVTLEPCPMCAGAAVNARLRRVVFGAHDPKAGSCGSVVNLFELPYNHRPELRGGVLEAECSALLTDFFRELRK